A DNA window from Actinokineospora baliensis contains the following coding sequences:
- a CDS encoding terminase large subunit domain-containing protein gives MVLFLGFTTEGKRVRRFVQHLTLGGSYLGSRFRLLAWQKIVIDAIYRLDADGSRKHRTAVLGVARKNGKTALAAALALYHLCADTRDKAPEVVCAANTREQARLLFREAARMVRMSPILSEMCTVLRDRIVCHATGGSFFAVSADAGLQQGLNPSFVVMDEYAQAKNSDLFDALTLGSAQRRQPLVLVISTAGPYPDGPFASLVDYGFRVASGEEEDPTFWSAWFGVQPGETVDHTDPAVWERCNPSWSIMNQADFVSSVKRTPESNFRMYRLNEFVRGGAVWLPHGAWSRLSRADSTFVPGDALVVAVDSAWRNDSTALVGVRLSDLHVQALGHWEAKPDDPHWRTPIHDVVERVREVCRTYAVREVAFDPAWFSVQAQMLEDDGLPMVEFPNSVARMVPATQGAYSAIVDGEITHAGQPELTRHVNNCVVKTDSRGERITKESPTSRRHIDLAVAFVIALHRARLYRDARPRMSDGFLVDGDPWTEPEDPW, from the coding sequence GTGGTTCTCTTCCTGGGGTTCACCACTGAAGGGAAGCGGGTTCGCCGGTTCGTTCAACACCTCACGCTGGGGGGCTCGTATCTGGGGAGTCGATTCCGACTACTAGCGTGGCAGAAGATCGTCATCGACGCGATCTACCGGCTCGACGCGGACGGGTCGCGAAAGCATCGGACCGCCGTTCTCGGTGTGGCGCGAAAAAATGGCAAGACAGCTCTTGCGGCTGCACTCGCTCTTTATCATCTTTGCGCGGACACGCGCGATAAAGCACCTGAAGTGGTGTGCGCAGCGAATACGCGCGAACAGGCGAGGCTTCTTTTCAGGGAGGCGGCGCGGATGGTTCGCATGTCGCCGATCCTGTCCGAGATGTGCACGGTTCTCCGGGATCGGATCGTGTGCCATGCCACCGGCGGGAGCTTCTTCGCGGTGTCCGCCGACGCGGGTCTACAGCAGGGACTAAACCCCTCCTTTGTCGTGATGGACGAGTACGCACAGGCGAAGAACAGCGATCTCTTTGACGCGCTGACTCTCGGGTCCGCACAGCGGCGACAGCCCCTTGTGCTTGTGATCTCGACCGCAGGTCCATATCCGGATGGCCCTTTCGCTTCGCTGGTGGACTACGGCTTCCGTGTGGCCTCCGGCGAGGAAGAGGACCCTACGTTCTGGTCGGCATGGTTCGGGGTTCAGCCTGGAGAGACGGTCGACCACACGGACCCGGCGGTATGGGAGCGTTGCAACCCGTCGTGGTCGATTATGAACCAGGCCGACTTTGTGTCGAGCGTCAAGCGAACTCCGGAATCCAACTTCCGAATGTACCGCTTGAACGAGTTCGTCCGCGGCGGCGCTGTTTGGCTCCCTCACGGAGCCTGGTCGCGCCTGTCCCGGGCGGACAGCACCTTCGTTCCGGGCGACGCGTTGGTGGTCGCGGTCGACTCTGCGTGGCGAAACGACTCCACAGCGTTGGTCGGGGTCAGACTGTCGGATCTCCACGTCCAAGCCTTGGGGCACTGGGAAGCAAAGCCTGACGACCCGCACTGGCGAACCCCGATCCATGACGTCGTGGAGCGCGTTCGGGAGGTCTGCCGCACGTACGCGGTTCGCGAAGTCGCGTTCGATCCGGCGTGGTTCTCCGTTCAGGCGCAGATGCTTGAGGATGACGGTTTGCCCATGGTCGAGTTCCCGAACTCGGTGGCTCGCATGGTTCCAGCGACCCAGGGCGCCTATAGCGCGATCGTTGACGGCGAGATTACCCATGCCGGACAGCCGGAGCTGACCCGCCACGTGAACAACTGTGTGGTGAAAACGGATTCGCGCGGAGAGCGCATTACAAAAGAGTCCCCGACATCGCGCCGCCATATCGACCTGGCCGTGGCATTCGTCATCGCGTTGCACCGCGCGCGCCTGTATCGCGATGCGCGCCCCCGAATGTCGGATGGCTTCCTGGTCGATGGCGACCCCTGGACGGAGCCGGAGGACCCATGGTGA
- a CDS encoding phage terminase small subunit P27 family yields MSSGRHGRSSKGGGVSRANAQPSGNARGPTDARAAPTVHSGRSPRVPTSLGVVGREVWRAVWSAASGAYHPVTDRYVVARYCELHDRRDAFLRRIAADGVVTEGSTGQPVAHPLLRFVESTEREMRAIETVLGLNLESRLRLGLAANAIKQATLADLLGDFEDE; encoded by the coding sequence GTGTCTTCCGGTCGACATGGGAGATCGTCGAAAGGGGGCGGGGTGTCGCGCGCCAATGCACAACCGAGCGGAAACGCCCGCGGTCCCACCGATGCGCGAGCGGCACCGACCGTGCACAGCGGCCGGTCGCCACGGGTACCGACATCGCTGGGCGTGGTGGGGCGTGAGGTGTGGCGGGCTGTGTGGTCGGCGGCTAGTGGGGCGTACCACCCGGTCACGGACCGATACGTGGTGGCGCGGTACTGCGAGTTGCATGACCGGCGGGACGCCTTCCTTCGCCGGATCGCGGCTGACGGCGTGGTCACCGAGGGCAGTACGGGACAGCCGGTCGCGCATCCACTGTTGCGGTTCGTGGAAAGCACGGAGCGCGAGATGCGCGCGATTGAAACGGTTCTGGGACTAAATCTCGAATCGCGCCTTCGTCTGGGCCTCGCGGCGAACGCAATCAAGCAAGCGACCCTTGCCGACCTTCTGGGGGATTTCGAGGACGAGTGA
- a CDS encoding VUT family protein: MPRLFTCALALAFLAAVVGANMLTTTLGLVPAGFGLTVTAGTYAAGAVLTLRDALHHVGGRRPVLFVIAVGTVISAAIAPAVAIASGAAFALSELADYTVFTRLRRHGWVVAAVISNVVGAVVDTFVFLPLAGLPITAATVCGFLLVKSVWCSAALVLAAKGVRRALPGQREFRRHPGGDDHRGAGTDVHSSGRPCADPRDTLGSGHGMLWQRLPR, from the coding sequence GTGCCACGGCTGTTCACGTGCGCGCTCGCGCTGGCCTTTCTCGCTGCGGTCGTCGGCGCGAACATGCTGACGACCACTCTCGGACTCGTTCCCGCAGGTTTCGGCCTGACCGTCACAGCGGGGACCTACGCCGCCGGAGCCGTTCTCACCCTTCGCGACGCGCTCCACCACGTCGGCGGCCGACGGCCAGTGCTCTTCGTGATCGCCGTCGGCACCGTCATCTCCGCGGCTATCGCACCTGCGGTCGCCATCGCCAGCGGCGCGGCGTTCGCGCTGTCGGAGTTGGCGGACTACACGGTGTTCACCCGACTCCGCCGCCACGGCTGGGTTGTCGCCGCCGTGATCTCCAACGTCGTCGGCGCCGTGGTGGACACCTTCGTGTTCCTGCCCCTGGCCGGACTCCCCATCACCGCCGCGACGGTATGCGGCTTCCTCCTGGTCAAGAGCGTGTGGTGTAGCGCCGCGCTCGTGCTCGCTGCGAAGGGGGTGCGGCGTGCTCTACCTGGCCAACGCGAGTTCCGCCGCCATCCGGGCGGCGATGACCACCGGGGAGCTGGGACAGATGTGCACTCCAGCGGAAGGCCGTGTGCCGACCCCCGGGACACGTTGGGCAGCGGACACGGGATGCTTTGGCAGCGGCTACCCAGGTGA